A single region of the Acidobacteriota bacterium genome encodes:
- a CDS encoding Hpt domain-containing protein: MEREPPDNQVIDRLDEELKRLRSAFLAKLPGRIQKLTDEWNELQGEAWNENGAQAFHRAIHGMIGTSGSLGLSDIANDARQLERRLVTLVECPRAPSRETADGIVERLRQIGGHGAVEES; the protein is encoded by the coding sequence ATGGAACGTGAGCCACCCGACAACCAGGTGATAGACCGGCTCGATGAGGAGTTGAAGCGATTGCGGTCCGCCTTCCTGGCGAAGCTCCCGGGACGGATCCAGAAGCTGACGGATGAGTGGAACGAGCTCCAAGGTGAGGCCTGGAACGAGAATGGCGCCCAAGCATTTCACCGAGCAATCCACGGGATGATCGGGACTTCCGGCAGTCTCGGTTTATCGGACATAGCCAACGACGCGCGCCAGCTCGAACGACGGTTGGTGACCCTCGTCGAATGCCCCCGGGCGCCGAGCCGGGAAACTGCAGACGGAATCGTCGAGCGGCTCCGGCAGATCGGTGGGCACGGGGCAGTGGAGGAGTCGTGA
- a CDS encoding phosphate/phosphite/phosphonate ABC transporter substrate-binding protein: MNEPASRTALLLLILVAPVAVGCGNSTALPVSDKFTPVPSAAGVITFGSVSVNPAHEYEVFRPFANYVAAQLGDFGIGRGRVVVAGSLSQMVDEVRSGKVDVFIDSPFPAGYLWQQSGAVPILRRWKRGTDVYRSVIFARTDSGVQSIADLAGKMVAFGAPYSTTGYLVPKATMTSAGLNLVNYADRAASVPSDRVGYIFSNDAENTVFWVLKKKVTAGAVNADYFEEFAGNRVGELIILQTSESVPRNVVCVRPGLDPNVLQALETVLLKMHLTDEGQEALRAFEETVRFDRFPGGAEQALENIMKLLPHVEEDLGE; the protein is encoded by the coding sequence GTGAACGAACCCGCGAGCCGGACGGCGCTGCTTCTGCTCATCTTGGTTGCCCCGGTGGCGGTCGGATGCGGAAATTCGACGGCTCTCCCTGTGTCGGACAAATTCACTCCTGTGCCATCCGCCGCAGGGGTCATCACCTTCGGATCGGTTTCGGTCAACCCCGCCCACGAGTACGAGGTTTTCCGACCCTTCGCCAACTACGTGGCCGCCCAGTTGGGTGATTTTGGCATCGGACGAGGTCGTGTGGTTGTCGCCGGTTCTCTGAGCCAGATGGTCGACGAGGTCCGCAGCGGAAAGGTCGATGTGTTCATCGACAGCCCTTTTCCCGCCGGTTATTTGTGGCAGCAGAGTGGGGCTGTGCCGATCCTTCGCAGGTGGAAGCGTGGAACGGACGTTTACAGGAGCGTGATCTTCGCTCGAACCGACAGCGGAGTCCAATCAATCGCCGATCTCGCGGGCAAAATGGTCGCGTTCGGTGCACCATACTCGACGACCGGCTACCTGGTGCCAAAAGCCACCATGACCTCAGCCGGGTTGAATCTCGTCAATTATGCAGACCGCGCGGCGTCAGTTCCGTCAGATCGTGTTGGCTATATCTTTTCCAACGACGCCGAAAATACCGTGTTTTGGGTGCTGAAAAAAAAGGTCACTGCCGGTGCTGTCAATGCGGACTATTTCGAGGAGTTCGCAGGGAATCGTGTTGGCGAGCTGATAATCCTCCAGACCAGCGAATCTGTGCCTCGAAACGTGGTCTGTGTCCGCCCGGGCCTCGATCCGAATGTGTTGCAGGCGCTGGAAACCGTGCTGCTGAAAATGCATCTGACCGACGAAGGACAGGAAGCACTCAGGGCCTTTGAAGAAACGGTGCGATTCGATCGCTTTCCAGGTGGTGCAGAACAGGCCCTCGAGAACATCATGAAACTGCTGCCGCACGTTGAAGAGGATCTCGGAGAATGA